The Acidobacteriota bacterium genome has a window encoding:
- a CDS encoding aspartate ammonia-lyase, with product MKRTYRVERDPVGEVQVPEGALYGVQTSRALENFRISTLRIHPELITAYADIKKAATEANMQTGELAPNIGHAISLAAEEVISGRWRDQFDLDVFQAGAGTSYNMNLNEVIANRALELLGRDRGDYGHIHPNDHVNKSQSTNDTMPTAMRIAAVRLLRQLVSALDRLATTFVEKSEEFAEIRKAGRTHLHDAVPMTLGEEFGGYADNLRRALDRLQVVESALLEVPLGGTAIGTGANTHPKYAQIAVQQLVQITGLDLREAKNRIQSTQSLGDFVALSGALRAFAIELGKIANDLRLLSSGPHTGLDELVLPAVQPGSSIMPGKVNPVMAEMMNMVCFHVIAHDVAIGLCAEAGQLELNVMMPYVAYALLESLEVMKNAARAFDEKCVRQIRANADRCREYAEQSIGNAALHNKELGFMGAAELAKRAMETGKSIDELVKAEKGSRST from the coding sequence ATGAAGAGAACGTATCGCGTTGAGCGTGATCCGGTGGGTGAGGTACAAGTGCCGGAGGGCGCGTTGTATGGCGTACAAACATCCCGCGCACTGGAAAACTTTCGCATCAGCACATTGCGCATTCATCCTGAATTGATTACCGCTTACGCCGATATCAAGAAGGCCGCGACAGAAGCCAACATGCAGACCGGCGAACTGGCGCCAAACATTGGACACGCTATCAGTTTAGCGGCCGAGGAAGTCATATCCGGGCGATGGCGCGATCAGTTCGATCTGGATGTGTTTCAAGCAGGCGCGGGAACCTCCTACAACATGAACCTGAACGAAGTCATCGCCAATCGCGCGCTTGAACTTCTGGGCCGCGATCGAGGCGATTATGGCCACATTCATCCCAACGACCACGTCAATAAATCTCAATCCACGAACGACACAATGCCGACGGCGATGCGGATCGCGGCGGTACGACTATTGCGCCAATTGGTAAGCGCGCTAGATCGGTTGGCAACAACCTTCGTGGAAAAGTCTGAGGAATTTGCGGAAATCAGGAAAGCTGGCCGCACTCATTTGCACGATGCTGTTCCAATGACGCTTGGCGAAGAGTTCGGCGGTTATGCCGACAATTTGCGCCGCGCGCTCGATCGGTTGCAGGTTGTCGAAAGTGCGCTGCTCGAAGTGCCACTCGGCGGCACTGCCATCGGAACCGGCGCCAACACGCATCCCAAATATGCTCAAATCGCTGTCCAGCAACTTGTCCAAATTACCGGGTTGGATCTGCGCGAGGCGAAAAACCGAATCCAATCCACGCAAAGCCTGGGCGATTTTGTCGCTCTCTCCGGCGCTCTGCGCGCATTCGCCATCGAGCTTGGCAAAATCGCGAACGACCTGCGGTTGCTCAGTTCAGGGCCGCACACGGGGCTTGATGAACTTGTACTTCCTGCCGTGCAACCCGGTTCTTCGATCATGCCCGGCAAGGTCAATCCCGTCATGGCGGAAATGATGAACATGGTGTGTTTTCACGTGATCGCGCACGACGTGGCGATTGGTTTGTGCGCCGAAGCAGGTCAGCTTGAACTCAATGTGATGATGCCTTACGTCGCGTACGCACTGCTGGAATCGCTGGAAGTGATGAAAAATGCGGCGCGCGCTTTTGACGAAAAGTGCGTGCGGCAAATCCGCGCCAATGCCGACCGTTGCCGCGAATACGCCGAACAGAGCATTGGAAACGCTGCGCTGCATAACAAGGAACTGGGCTTTATGGGTGCTGCGGAATTGGCCAAACGCGCAATGGAAACCGGAAAAAGCATTGATGAATTGGTGAAGGCAGAAAAAGGAAGCCGGTCTACCTGA
- a CDS encoding GAF domain-containing protein encodes MIQQLGVFAAEVTRVAREVGAEGKLGGQAQVPGVAGTWKDLTDNVNVMAANLTEQVRGIVKVVTAVTNGDLKQKLTVNAKGEVVALAETISDMTDTLATFADQVTTVAREVGVEGRLGGQANVPGAAGTWKDLTGNVNLLADNLTNQVRAIAEIATAVTQGDLTRSIQVEARGEVAELKDNINTMINNLRLTTDCNTEQDWLKTNLARLTGMLQGQRDLKTVGRMLLSELAPLVNAQQGVIYQMDVEGEPGLRLLSSFADDGQDGMQRRPFLGEGLIGQCAVERQRMLITDLPRQIAPIRSGLCESVPRSIIVLPVLSEDQVKAVIELASLGMFTASHQAFLEQLMASIGVGRGERFGVG; translated from the coding sequence ATGATTCAGCAACTTGGCGTGTTCGCAGCCGAAGTGACGCGCGTTGCGCGCGAAGTCGGCGCCGAAGGCAAGCTCGGCGGACAAGCGCAGGTTCCGGGCGTGGCCGGCACATGGAAAGATTTGACCGACAACGTCAACGTCATGGCGGCGAACCTGACCGAACAAGTGCGCGGCATCGTCAAAGTGGTCACTGCCGTGACCAACGGCGACCTGAAACAGAAACTGACCGTCAACGCGAAAGGCGAAGTCGTGGCGCTTGCGGAAACGATCAGCGATATGACCGACACGCTGGCAACGTTTGCCGATCAGGTGACGACCGTCGCCCGTGAAGTCGGCGTCGAAGGTCGTTTAGGCGGACAGGCCAATGTGCCGGGCGCGGCGGGAACCTGGAAAGATTTGACCGGCAACGTCAACCTGCTGGCCGACAACCTGACCAACCAGGTGCGCGCCATTGCCGAAATCGCCACCGCCGTCACGCAGGGCGATTTGACGCGTTCGATCCAGGTGGAAGCGCGCGGCGAAGTGGCCGAACTGAAAGACAACATCAACACGATGATCAACAACCTGCGCCTGACGACGGACTGCAACACAGAACAGGACTGGTTGAAAACAAACCTCGCACGATTGACGGGCATGTTGCAGGGACAGCGAGACCTGAAGACGGTAGGGCGCATGTTGTTGTCGGAGCTTGCGCCGCTGGTCAACGCGCAGCAGGGCGTGATTTATCAAATGGATGTGGAAGGCGAGCCGGGATTGAGGTTGTTGTCGTCTTTCGCCGATGACGGGCAGGACGGAATGCAGCGGCGCCCGTTCCTGGGCGAAGGGTTGATCGGGCAATGCGCAGTCGAAAGACAACGCATGCTGATTACCGATCTGCCGCGGCAGATCGCTCCGATTCGCTCCGGCCTGTGTGAATCCGTGCCGCGCAGTATCATTGTGTTGCCGGTATTGTCCGAAGATCAGGTCAAAGCTGTGATCGAACTGGCTTCGCTCGGCATGTTCACGGCTTCGCATCAGGCATTTCTGGAACAATTGATGGCGAGCATCGGCGTTGGGCGGGGTGAGCGTTTTGGTGTTGGATGA
- a CDS encoding cytochrome c: MKSHTRFLFTKLVLLTALSLAAGLTASCQKDSVVSDNAGKNTAAVSSTPSDSASASQTTANAQASPTPVGPVGQSTPSSPFDLQPGEKKEMRGNMPVMVGPAKPALTPAPDPFPPRPEPAVVMENGKIKQQWQAPAEALSLTSPVKDNPEAAKLGKDYYMQKCADCHGQSGKGNGWMSAMTKRDGKPLFPTNLASKVVQANSDGELFWKITNGKSPMPAHRIRFDDQQRWLIVAYLRTLKP, from the coding sequence ATGAAATCACACACGCGATTTTTATTCACCAAACTGGTTTTACTGACCGCACTATCGTTGGCGGCGGGATTGACAGCAAGTTGCCAAAAAGATTCCGTCGTTTCGGACAACGCCGGAAAAAATACAGCGGCAGTTTCCTCCACTCCGTCAGACAGCGCTTCGGCCTCACAAACCACCGCTAACGCGCAGGCAAGTCCAACGCCGGTTGGCCCTGTCGGACAATCCACGCCCAGTTCGCCCTTTGACCTGCAACCAGGCGAAAAGAAAGAGATGCGAGGGAACATGCCCGTGATGGTTGGTCCGGCCAAACCTGCGTTGACGCCTGCGCCCGATCCGTTTCCGCCTCGACCGGAACCAGCGGTAGTAATGGAAAACGGCAAAATCAAACAGCAATGGCAGGCTCCCGCCGAGGCCTTGAGCCTGACCAGCCCGGTCAAAGACAATCCCGAAGCTGCCAAACTCGGCAAAGACTATTACATGCAGAAATGCGCCGACTGTCACGGTCAAAGCGGCAAAGGCAACGGCTGGATGTCGGCCATGACAAAACGCGATGGCAAACCGTTGTTTCCCACAAATTTGGCCAGCAAAGTCGTTCAGGCAAATTCCGATGGCGAATTATTTTGGAAGATCACGAATGGTAAATCTCCCATGCCAGCGCATCGCATACGGTTTGACGACCAACAACGCTGGTTGATCGTTGCCTATTTGCGCACCTTAAAGCCGTAA
- a CDS encoding NYN domain-containing protein: MSSNKSTARVGVYVDSANINRNGGYGMGYEILREFACRDMAEAVRLNAYVSYDAEKARRDPYYFNRTNSFYSVLRDFGYKVIQKEVKWFIDEDGNRVAKANADLDLAVDALLQSENLDRVLLATGDGDFVQVVRALQNKGCRVEIVAFKNISAELRREADMFLCGYLIPDLLPIDRGGEVNIWGDVEHRVRGICYYHKNDFGFMRYLKRIDPNLWQTDAKHPDSPYGTAWFHDSSLPVGSTGPIGNDLPSRKYIFEFKLSRTEQDKGLRATDIQLVAEI; this comes from the coding sequence ATGTCTTCGAACAAGTCAACGGCTCGAGTTGGCGTTTATGTGGATTCTGCCAACATCAATCGCAATGGCGGTTATGGCATGGGATATGAGATTTTGCGCGAATTCGCTTGCCGCGACATGGCAGAAGCCGTCCGCCTGAACGCCTATGTCAGTTATGACGCGGAGAAAGCCCGCCGCGATCCTTACTACTTCAACCGCACAAACAGCTTTTATTCGGTGCTGCGCGATTTCGGCTACAAGGTGATCCAGAAAGAGGTCAAATGGTTCATTGATGAGGACGGCAATCGCGTTGCCAAGGCCAACGCCGATCTGGATTTGGCCGTGGACGCCTTGCTGCAATCGGAAAACCTGGATCGCGTCTTGCTGGCCACCGGCGACGGAGATTTTGTCCAGGTCGTTCGCGCGCTGCAAAACAAAGGCTGCCGCGTGGAAATCGTCGCCTTCAAAAATATCTCTGCCGAATTGCGGCGCGAAGCCGATATGTTTCTGTGCGGGTACCTGATTCCGGATTTGCTGCCGATTGATCGCGGAGGCGAGGTAAACATTTGGGGCGACGTCGAACATCGCGTGCGAGGCATTTGTTATTACCACAAAAACGATTTCGGCTTCATGCGTTACCTGAAACGCATTGATCCGAATTTATGGCAAACCGACGCCAAACATCCGGACTCACCGTACGGGACTGCGTGGTTTCACGACAGCAGTTTGCCAGTGGGATCAACCGGGCCAATTGGCAACGATCTTCCAAGCCGCAAATATATTTTCGAGTTCAAACTTTCCCGAACCGAACAAGACAAGGGATTGCGCGCCACAGATATTCAGCTAGTGGCTGAGATTTGA
- the mtnA gene encoding S-methyl-5-thioribose-1-phosphate isomerase, which yields MIKTLEWTDEGVLMIDQRLLPTEEIYPVFRTYEEVAYAIKEMVVRGAPAIGVAAAMGVALGARDTKTDDPIEFDKAFDHICQVIGSTRPTAVNLFWAIERMRSLYSSLKNSNATLDEIRQRLIAESQQMHGEDIEINRSMGRFGAELIPDGATVLTHCNAGALATAGYGTALGVIRAAVEAGKKVAVFADETRPFLQGARLTAWELHKDNIPVTLITDNMAGHFMKAGKIDCIVVGADRIASNGDVANKIGTYSVAVLAKENNIPFYVAAPISTLDLSLASGEQIPIEERPELEVTHVKGSQLTPDGINVANPAFDVTPNRYVAAIITERGIARAPYTESLRQLAE from the coding sequence ATGATCAAAACTTTGGAATGGACTGATGAAGGGGTGCTGATGATTGATCAGCGCCTGTTGCCAACGGAAGAGATTTATCCCGTTTTCCGTACGTATGAAGAAGTCGCGTATGCGATCAAAGAGATGGTGGTTCGCGGCGCTCCGGCCATCGGAGTCGCAGCGGCAATGGGCGTTGCGCTCGGCGCGCGCGACACCAAAACCGATGACCCCATCGAATTTGATAAAGCATTTGACCACATTTGCCAGGTGATTGGCTCTACGCGTCCGACAGCGGTCAATCTGTTTTGGGCGATTGAACGAATGCGCAGTCTCTATTCGTCATTGAAAAACAGCAACGCGACGCTCGACGAAATTCGCCAACGCCTAATTGCAGAATCACAACAGATGCACGGCGAAGACATTGAGATCAACCGTTCGATGGGACGGTTTGGCGCGGAGCTGATTCCTGACGGCGCGACTGTGCTGACGCATTGCAACGCTGGCGCGCTGGCGACCGCCGGATACGGAACCGCCTTGGGAGTCATTCGCGCGGCGGTGGAGGCCGGGAAAAAAGTCGCCGTATTTGCCGACGAAACCCGCCCGTTTTTGCAAGGCGCGCGGTTGACCGCCTGGGAACTTCACAAAGACAATATCCCGGTCACACTGATTACGGATAACATGGCCGGCCATTTTATGAAGGCCGGAAAAATCGATTGCATCGTCGTCGGAGCCGACCGTATTGCCTCCAACGGCGATGTCGCCAACAAAATCGGAACATATTCCGTCGCAGTGCTGGCCAAGGAAAACAACATTCCGTTTTATGTTGCGGCCCCCATTTCAACGCTGGATCTGAGCCTTGCCTCAGGCGAACAGATTCCAATTGAAGAACGCCCCGAACTGGAAGTCACACACGTCAAAGGTTCTCAATTGACCCCAGATGGAATCAACGTTGCCAATCCGGCTTTTGACGTGACACCGAACCGCTACGTCGCGGCAATCATTACCGAACGCGGAATCGCCCGCGCTCCTTACACAGAAAGCTTGCGACAACTGGCTGAGTAA
- a CDS encoding anti-sigma factor, with translation MTWEEVKELGPLYAIGALETEAARQVELFLRRATAEQQREFAEWSELAALLPLSLPQSEPSHMVKASLMAQIEGGQSLASEPIEAKVLPFRPKSRVTPQTQRWLLAASIALMFSSMYLAWQNYQIAGQLKNSEFQLNTLQRQFENFLSPTTKVISMSGVETPAAYAKVIWDTETHTWEVHIKNLPAPPTDKDYQLWYVTADAKINAAVFRTTENGSRELKLSLPPAALNGLAATAVTLEPKGGSPQPTGKFYLMAKI, from the coding sequence ATGACTTGGGAAGAGGTAAAAGAACTGGGACCGCTTTATGCCATTGGCGCACTCGAAACCGAGGCCGCGCGGCAAGTGGAACTGTTTCTGCGTCGAGCCACCGCTGAACAACAACGTGAATTCGCTGAATGGTCGGAACTTGCCGCTTTGCTGCCGTTATCGCTTCCGCAATCCGAACCATCCCACATGGTGAAAGCCAGTTTGATGGCGCAAATTGAGGGAGGACAATCGCTGGCTTCTGAACCTATCGAAGCCAAGGTTCTTCCCTTCCGGCCCAAATCGCGTGTTACCCCGCAAACTCAACGCTGGTTGTTGGCGGCTTCGATTGCGCTGATGTTCAGCAGCATGTATCTGGCCTGGCAAAATTATCAAATCGCCGGACAGCTCAAAAATTCCGAGTTTCAACTCAACACCTTGCAGCGGCAGTTTGAAAATTTCCTTTCGCCCACCACCAAAGTGATTTCCATGAGCGGCGTGGAAACCCCTGCGGCATACGCAAAAGTCATTTGGGACACCGAAACTCACACGTGGGAAGTCCACATCAAAAATCTCCCCGCTCCGCCTACTGACAAGGACTACCAGCTTTGGTATGTGACCGCCGATGCCAAAATTAACGCTGCCGTATTTCGGACTACGGAAAATGGCAGTCGGGAATTAAAACTGTCCCTTCCCCCGGCGGCCCTGAATGGATTGGCTGCCACGGCGGTGACCTTGGAACCCAAAGGCGGCTCCCCTCAACCCACTGGAAAGTTCTATCTGATGGCGAAGATTTGA